In Callospermophilus lateralis isolate mCalLat2 chromosome 18, mCalLat2.hap1, whole genome shotgun sequence, one DNA window encodes the following:
- the LOC143384221 gene encoding vomeronasal type-1 receptor 4-like: MAASDVALGIIFLSQTVVGTLGNSFLLLHYLVLDFTGCRVRHTDLILQNLIVANLLTLLCKGVPQTMAAFGVKIFLSDVGCKLLFYLHRVGRGVSIGSTCLLSVFQAIKISPEDSSCSDLKLNIPKYIGSSTYLGWILYLPVNVVFLMYMTGRRSDKNITILKDFGYCSGVRQDSTTHSLHAALLTFPDALCVGLMLWASSSMVLILHRHKQRMQHLHRSSSPRSSPESRATKTILLLVSTFVSFYTLSCIFQVILSVIYNPGWFVVSTSAIISGCFPAVSPFLLMSRDSTASRIHAAWVQNRKNASHVRKIYFI; encoded by the coding sequence ATGGCAGCCAGTGATGTGGCTTTAGGAATCATCTTCCTGTCACAGACTGTGGTTGGAACTCTGGGAAATTCCTTTCTTCTCCTCCATTATCTGGTCCTTGACTTCACTGGGTGCAGGGTAAGACACACAGACTTGATTCTTCAGAACTTGATTGTGGCCAACTTGTTAACTCTCCTGTGTAAAGGAGTTCCCCAGACAATGGCAGCTTTTGGAGTGAAAATTTTCCTCAGTGATGTTGGATGCAAGCTGCTTTTCTATCTTCACAGGGTGGGCAGGGGTGTGTCCATTGGCAGCACCTGCCTCCTGAGTGTCTTCCAGGCCATTAAGATTAGTCCTGAGGACTCCAGCTGTTCAGATCTTAAACTAAATATTCCCAAGTATATTGGCTCCTCCACATACCTGGGCTGGATTCTGTACCTCCCCGTAAATGTTGTTTTTCTTATGTACATGACTGGGAGAAGAAGCGATAAAAACATCACAATCCTAAAAGATTTTGGATACTGTTCTGGTGTTCGTCAAGACTCAACCACACACTCACTGCATGCAGCATTGCTAACATTCCCTGATGCCCTGTGTGTGGGGCTCATGCTCTGGGCCAGCAGCTCCATGGTGCTCATCCTGCACAGGCACAAGCAGAGAATGCAGCACCTTCATAGGTCCAGCTCCCCCAGGTCCTCCCCTGAGTCCAGAGCCACCAAAACCATCCTCCTCCTGGTGAGCACCTTTGTCTCTTTTTACACACTTTCCTGTATATTCCAAGTTATTTTATCTGTTATTTATAATCCCGGGTGGTTTGTGGTGAGCACGTCTGCAATCATCTCTGGGTGTTTCCCAGCTGTCAGCCCCTTTCTGCTCATGAGCAGAGACTCTACTGCATCCAGGATCCACGCTGCCTGGGTGCAGAATAGGAAGAATGCCAGTCATgtgagaaaaatatacttcatttaG